In a single window of the Halolamina litorea genome:
- a CDS encoding ABC transporter ATP-binding protein: MPSQDGSAPLAIETRGLGKRYGDVLAVDDLDLAIDAGVVYGFLGPNGSGKTTTMRMLTTLTRPTSGEAFVAGTPITDRDGVIDHLGYLPESPPVFEELTARENLHYVASLHDIPRAEASERIESYLERFDLVDAADRRVEGYSKGMRQKLGLVQAVLHEPEVIFLDEPTSGLDPRAARTVKDLVAELSEHDVTIFLSTHILSVVEELADLVGVLHEGALVAEGTPAELTRRAERDESTSLERAFLDLTEDHDDEPIDREEVPT, translated from the coding sequence ATGCCCTCTCAGGACGGATCGGCGCCGCTCGCGATAGAGACCCGCGGCCTCGGGAAACGGTACGGGGACGTACTCGCCGTCGACGACCTCGATCTGGCCATCGACGCCGGCGTCGTCTACGGCTTCCTCGGCCCGAACGGCTCGGGGAAGACGACGACGATGCGGATGCTGACGACGCTCACTCGGCCGACCTCGGGTGAGGCGTTCGTCGCCGGTACGCCCATCACCGACCGCGACGGCGTCATCGACCACCTCGGCTACCTCCCCGAGAGCCCGCCGGTGTTCGAGGAACTCACCGCCCGGGAGAACCTCCACTACGTCGCCTCGCTCCACGACATCCCCCGGGCCGAAGCGAGCGAGCGCATCGAGTCCTACCTCGAACGGTTCGACCTCGTGGACGCCGCGGATCGACGCGTCGAGGGCTACTCGAAGGGGATGCGCCAGAAGCTCGGACTCGTCCAAGCCGTGCTCCACGAGCCCGAAGTGATCTTCCTCGACGAGCCGACGTCCGGCCTCGACCCCCGTGCGGCCCGGACGGTGAAGGACCTCGTCGCCGAACTCTCCGAGCACGACGTGACGATCTTCCTCTCGACACACATCCTCTCGGTCGTCGAGGAACTCGCCGACCTCGTCGGCGTGCTCCACGAGGGGGCGCTCGTCGCCGAGGGGACGCCGGCCGAACTCACGCGCCGCGCCGAACGCGACGAATCGACCAGCCTCGAACGGGCGTTCCTCGACCTCACCGAGGACCACGACGACGAACCGATCGACCGCGAGGAGGTGCCGACGTGA
- a CDS encoding DUF885 domain-containing protein: MASSVPASEQFRIILEEVEEYEESLDEAFPDTGIEWEAEKVERWRGFAARLDAVDRGDLGDDARADYDVLDRELTHRITRYEHEIHLMPVNHEGGPHSKFVRHPTRQSFENGEDYERYLHRLENADEYFDAARELLEAGVERGFTPPRSVLDGHGEMIDSYLVEDPTESALYEPFESIPERIDPAERERLREAGADAILDAVVPALREFREYLLEEYLPAARETTGYADLDGGEAYYEHLVRYYTTLDVTPQEVHEIGLDEVDRIREEMLSVIDDAGFDGDFGEFVEFLRTDPQFYPDSAEQLLSEAKSIAKEIDGRLPSLFTLDAMPTRPYAVEPVPEDIAPDYTSGRYVSNGTDTDPGTFWVNTYDLDSRPLYGLPALFLHEAVPGHHHQIAHAQEQEGISEFRRENFVNAYIEGWALYAERLGLELDAFETPYEQFGRLSNEMWRACRLVVDTGLHTMGWTPEEARSFMAEHTAMSMHNVRTEVDRYVAWPGQSLAYKMGEIRIRELRAEAEDRLGPAFDVRAFHEQLLADGPVVLPYLEESVREWIADETA, encoded by the coding sequence ATGGCTTCGAGCGTCCCCGCGAGCGAACAGTTCCGGATCATCCTCGAAGAGGTCGAGGAGTACGAGGAGAGCCTCGACGAGGCGTTCCCCGACACGGGGATCGAGTGGGAGGCCGAGAAGGTCGAACGCTGGCGGGGGTTCGCAGCCCGACTCGACGCCGTGGACCGCGGCGATCTCGGGGACGACGCTCGCGCGGACTACGACGTGCTCGACCGGGAACTCACCCACCGGATCACACGCTACGAACACGAGATCCACCTGATGCCGGTCAACCACGAGGGCGGTCCCCACTCGAAGTTCGTCCGGCACCCGACCCGACAGTCCTTCGAGAACGGCGAGGACTACGAGCGCTACCTCCACCGCCTCGAGAACGCCGACGAGTACTTCGACGCCGCCCGGGAGCTACTGGAAGCGGGCGTGGAGCGCGGCTTCACCCCGCCGCGGTCGGTGCTCGACGGCCACGGCGAGATGATCGACTCGTACCTCGTCGAGGACCCGACCGAAAGCGCCCTCTACGAGCCCTTCGAGTCGATCCCGGAGCGCATCGACCCCGCGGAACGCGAGCGGTTACGGGAGGCCGGTGCCGACGCAATCCTCGACGCCGTCGTCCCCGCACTCCGGGAGTTCCGGGAGTACCTCCTCGAAGAGTACCTCCCGGCGGCACGTGAGACGACCGGCTACGCCGACCTCGACGGCGGCGAGGCCTACTACGAGCACCTCGTCCGGTACTACACCACCCTCGACGTGACACCCCAGGAGGTCCACGAGATCGGTCTCGACGAGGTCGACCGCATCCGGGAGGAGATGCTGTCGGTCATCGACGACGCCGGCTTCGACGGCGACTTCGGTGAGTTCGTCGAGTTCCTCCGGACGGACCCGCAGTTCTACCCCGATTCGGCCGAGCAACTGCTCAGCGAAGCCAAATCGATCGCGAAGGAGATCGACGGGCGACTGCCCTCGCTGTTCACCCTCGACGCGATGCCGACACGGCCCTACGCCGTCGAGCCGGTTCCCGAGGACATCGCCCCGGACTACACGAGCGGCCGGTACGTCTCCAACGGCACCGACACCGATCCGGGAACGTTCTGGGTCAACACCTACGACCTCGACAGCCGCCCGCTGTACGGCCTCCCGGCGCTGTTCCTCCACGAGGCGGTCCCCGGCCACCACCACCAGATCGCTCACGCACAGGAACAGGAGGGCATCTCCGAGTTCCGCCGGGAGAACTTCGTGAACGCCTATATCGAGGGGTGGGCGCTGTACGCCGAGCGACTGGGCCTCGAACTGGACGCCTTCGAGACCCCCTACGAGCAGTTCGGTCGGCTCAGCAACGAGATGTGGCGGGCGTGTCGGCTCGTCGTCGACACGGGGCTCCATACGATGGGGTGGACCCCCGAGGAGGCCCGGTCGTTCATGGCCGAACACACCGCGATGTCGATGCACAACGTCCGGACGGAGGTGGATCGCTACGTCGCGTGGCCGGGACAGTCGCTGGCTTACAAGATGGGCGAGATCCGCATCCGAGAGCTCAGAGCCGAGGCCGAGGACCGCCTCGGGCCGGCGTTCGACGTGCGGGCGTTCCACGAACAACTGCTCGCCGACGGCCCAGTGGTGCTACCGTACCTCGAGGAGTCCGTTCGGGAGTGGATCGCCGACGAAACCGCGTAG
- a CDS encoding phosphotransferase family protein, with protein sequence MFTHTAIRDALQAVNEHESAVATILAVDAGTNHSYRITFEDGSRRLLKVGTRFPDAFPAEPKTMAVLGERTDIPVPQVYGMGESPLGYPFAVYEFVPSADADDGRVSDLPPAAAEQLCREAGENLGALHRETLPAFGPVGVDGDGFVVTDEMPFREMLRGSLDRQLSLLRETPFSGRCEALGELSEELIERIDSEALRPALAHGDYRLENLAVDPTAEQVTSAVLDWERPTATDPLWDAVMAKALLTAGYGLDEEFRRSLEATFWDAYGDGASGTARRACYELLARVRLARHLDEEVGGESATAVSARVREHERAFDRLLA encoded by the coding sequence GTGTTCACTCACACTGCCATCCGGGACGCCCTCCAAGCAGTCAACGAGCACGAATCGGCAGTCGCCACGATACTCGCCGTCGACGCCGGGACGAACCACAGCTACCGGATCACGTTCGAAGACGGCTCCCGACGGCTTCTGAAGGTGGGGACGCGCTTCCCCGACGCGTTCCCGGCGGAGCCGAAGACGATGGCAGTTCTCGGCGAGCGAACCGATATCCCCGTCCCGCAGGTCTACGGAATGGGGGAATCGCCACTCGGCTACCCCTTCGCTGTCTACGAGTTCGTCCCGAGTGCGGACGCTGATGACGGGCGGGTGAGTGACCTCCCGCCTGCGGCGGCCGAGCAACTCTGTCGAGAGGCCGGAGAGAACCTCGGTGCGCTCCACCGGGAGACGCTTCCGGCGTTCGGCCCGGTCGGCGTCGACGGTGACGGTTTCGTGGTCACCGACGAGATGCCGTTCCGAGAGATGCTCCGCGGGTCACTGGACCGCCAACTCTCGCTGCTCCGTGAGACCCCCTTCTCGGGTCGGTGCGAGGCACTCGGCGAACTCAGCGAGGAACTGATCGAACGTATCGACAGCGAGGCCCTACGGCCGGCGCTCGCCCACGGGGACTACCGCCTCGAAAACCTCGCCGTCGACCCGACGGCCGAGCAGGTGACGAGCGCGGTGCTCGACTGGGAGCGACCGACGGCGACCGACCCGCTCTGGGACGCGGTGATGGCGAAAGCGCTGCTCACGGCCGGCTACGGGCTCGACGAGGAGTTCCGCCGGTCGCTCGAAGCGACGTTCTGGGATGCCTACGGGGACGGAGCGAGCGGCACCGCCAGACGGGCGTGCTACGAACTGCTCGCTCGAGTCCGGCTTGCCCGGCACCTCGACGAGGAGGTGGGTGGTGAGTCAGCAACGGCGGTCAGTGCCCGGGTCCGGGAACACGAGCGCGCGTTCGACCGCTTGCTGGCGTGA
- a CDS encoding SWIM zinc finger family protein, with amino-acid sequence MIATDTTNGATESGQRELDRRDELALTQYLTVIDDLPAVAGDDDRYVVVSESGAAYVVDLGASTCTCPDYRYRGGRCKHIRRVEFATGERPIPPWVEGVDPDLGRHVGGPGWGDPEAEFPPGAAVRDRHTDRGGLMRVIRVLDEHADEYEINAGRTVADYNPDNDPAERVVEVVFEGDLDRHVAGWRQWAPADLPARLDAYCREWGVAVRTYAFPHGRIKRAFR; translated from the coding sequence ATGATCGCGACAGACACCACGAACGGCGCCACCGAGTCGGGCCAGCGTGAGCTGGATCGGCGCGACGAACTGGCGCTGACCCAGTATTTGACCGTGATCGACGACTTGCCCGCGGTCGCCGGCGACGACGACCGCTACGTCGTCGTCTCCGAGTCCGGCGCGGCGTACGTCGTCGACCTCGGAGCGAGCACCTGCACCTGCCCGGACTACCGCTACCGCGGCGGTCGCTGCAAGCACATCCGGCGGGTCGAGTTCGCGACCGGCGAACGGCCGATCCCTCCGTGGGTCGAGGGCGTCGACCCCGACCTCGGCCGTCACGTGGGCGGTCCCGGCTGGGGCGACCCCGAAGCGGAGTTCCCGCCCGGCGCCGCTGTCCGTGACCGACACACCGATCGAGGCGGGCTGATGCGGGTCATCCGTGTCCTCGACGAGCACGCCGACGAGTACGAGATCAACGCCGGGCGGACCGTGGCGGACTACAACCCCGACAACGACCCGGCAGAGCGCGTGGTCGAGGTCGTGTTCGAGGGCGACCTCGACCGACACGTCGCCGGTTGGCGTCAGTGGGCGCCCGCCGACTTGCCGGCCCGACTCGACGCCTACTGCCGGGAATGGGGCGTCGCTGTGCGAACCTACGCGTTTCCCCACGGCCGGATCAAGCGAGCGTTCCGGTAA
- a CDS encoding transcription initiation factor IIB → MTPPLTSTADQHETARERADAERETADECPECSGNVTREAARGERLCSDCGLVVEEDEIDHGPDWRSFSGDESDDRRRIGAPVTELLHDKGLSTTIGWQDKDAYGNHLSAKKRERIHRLRTWDERFRTKDAGERNVKQALGEIERMGSALGIAEPPRETAAVLYRRAVDEGLLPGRSIESMATASLYAAARQHGTPRTLVTFAGVSRVERLEIQRAYRYISRELGLSIEPADPLQYLRQYASAVGASSEVERLARELLETTKGQGAHSGKSPAGLAGAAVYAAATLANEKLTQEAVSEVAGVSQVTIRNRYQELLEVYGEHGN, encoded by the coding sequence ATGACTCCACCACTCACCTCCACGGCCGACCAGCACGAGACAGCCCGGGAACGCGCCGACGCCGAACGCGAAACGGCCGACGAGTGCCCGGAGTGCAGCGGCAACGTCACGCGGGAAGCGGCCCGCGGCGAGCGACTCTGTTCGGACTGCGGGCTCGTCGTCGAGGAAGACGAGATCGATCACGGTCCCGACTGGCGGTCGTTCAGCGGCGACGAGAGCGACGACCGACGCCGGATCGGCGCGCCGGTGACTGAACTCCTCCACGACAAGGGCCTCAGCACGACGATCGGCTGGCAGGACAAGGACGCCTACGGCAACCATCTCTCGGCGAAGAAACGCGAGCGCATCCATAGGCTGCGGACGTGGGACGAGCGGTTCCGCACGAAGGACGCCGGCGAGCGCAACGTCAAGCAAGCCCTCGGGGAGATCGAACGCATGGGTTCGGCGCTCGGCATCGCCGAACCGCCGCGGGAGACGGCCGCAGTGCTCTATCGCCGCGCTGTCGACGAGGGGCTCCTCCCGGGTCGCTCGATCGAGTCGATGGCCACCGCGAGCCTCTACGCGGCGGCGCGCCAGCACGGCACGCCGCGGACGCTGGTCACGTTCGCCGGGGTGAGTCGGGTCGAGCGACTCGAGATCCAGCGGGCCTACCGCTACATCTCGCGGGAACTCGGGCTGTCGATCGAACCGGCCGACCCGCTCCAGTATCTCCGGCAGTACGCCTCGGCCGTCGGCGCCAGCAGCGAGGTCGAGCGACTGGCCCGGGAGCTACTGGAGACGACCAAGGGCCAGGGCGCACACAGCGGGAAGAGTCCGGCAGGGCTCGCGGGGGCCGCCGTCTACGCCGCGGCGACGCTGGCCAACGAGAAGCTCACCCAGGAGGCCGTCAGCGAGGTCGCCGGCGTGAGTCAGGTCACGATCCGGAACCGCTACCAGGAGCTACTGGAGGTGTACGGTGAGCACGGCAACTGA
- a CDS encoding MarR family transcriptional regulator, with protein sequence MSTATDREDDGLELAVLGAIDARPPVHMIDLADAVGEHPVAVERVCSRLHEDGYIRPDTHGLYTPTEAGRQRLTDRTR encoded by the coding sequence GTGAGCACGGCAACTGACCGCGAAGACGACGGTCTCGAACTGGCCGTGCTCGGGGCCATCGACGCCCGGCCACCGGTCCACATGATTGACCTCGCCGACGCCGTCGGCGAACACCCCGTCGCCGTCGAGCGTGTCTGTAGCCGACTCCACGAAGACGGCTATATCCGTCCGGACACCCACGGTCTCTACACGCCCACCGAGGCGGGCCGGCAGAGACTGACGGACCGGACCCGATAG
- a CDS encoding helix-turn-helix domain-containing protein: MLKALDDDACRTILADLSEPMTANDLSDSCDIPKSTLYRKLDLLSEAALVHERIEVGTDGGRTTRYERDFSAVTISIEDDDTFSVSVDREGRSADERLAELWSDMGEEL; the protein is encoded by the coding sequence GTGCTCAAGGCGCTGGACGACGACGCGTGCCGGACCATACTGGCCGACCTCTCAGAACCAATGACAGCAAACGACCTGAGCGACAGTTGTGACATCCCGAAATCAACCCTCTACCGGAAACTGGACCTGCTGAGCGAGGCGGCGCTCGTCCACGAGCGGATCGAGGTCGGCACCGACGGCGGCCGGACGACGCGCTACGAGCGCGACTTCAGCGCCGTCACAATCTCCATCGAGGACGACGACACGTTCTCGGTGTCGGTGGACCGGGAGGGGCGCAGCGCCGACGAACGCCTTGCGGAACTCTGGTCGGACATGGGTGAGGAGCTATGA
- a CDS encoding DUF7521 family protein, which yields MMMVDSVIIVLKTIILLLGSGITLIALRAYRRTGEPALRALAVGFGTITLGALLAGVANQIVGLTLKQGIVINSLLAATGLAIILYSLYAQR from the coding sequence ATGATGATGGTCGACTCGGTGATCATCGTGCTGAAGACGATCATCCTCCTGCTCGGCAGCGGGATCACCCTGATCGCGCTCAGGGCCTACCGCCGCACGGGCGAGCCGGCGCTGCGTGCACTCGCGGTTGGCTTCGGGACGATCACCCTCGGGGCCCTCCTCGCGGGCGTCGCCAACCAGATCGTCGGCCTCACCCTCAAACAGGGTATCGTGATCAACAGCCTGCTCGCCGCGACCGGGCTCGCGATCATCCTGTACTCGCTCTACGCCCAGCGGTGA
- a CDS encoding M24 family metallopeptidase, which yields MANAITTRRTDRLFEELPVGVDTVALSPGETMRYFTGLDMHKSERPTLVVLFRDGPPAVVHPVLEGDRIEEALPDAERFTYGDATDPVEVGREAFDRLRAERTVTDPIGVEFRSTRLLEQEVFAPSGEGAVDIEDAVSTLRARKDPEEVERMRTAAGIIEDVLGEVFDLIEPGMTETGIETEIRKRVMESEADGFSVGIVTSGERTAHAHANTGERAVESGDLVMIDAGVIYEGYYSDITRTVAVGDPDEELREIYDVVQAAAAAARDRVAPGVELQEIDRAAREVIEDAGYGDYFPHRVGHGLGLEGHEPPYLVEGNDATLEVGHAVTVEPGVYVGGLGGVRIEDDVVVDENGADVLTTSSRDLRVL from the coding sequence ATGGCAAACGCTATCACTACCCGTCGCACCGACCGCCTCTTCGAGGAGCTGCCGGTCGGCGTCGATACGGTCGCGCTCTCCCCGGGGGAGACGATGCGGTACTTCACGGGATTGGACATGCACAAGAGCGAGCGGCCGACGCTCGTGGTGCTGTTCCGCGACGGTCCGCCTGCCGTCGTCCACCCGGTCCTCGAAGGCGACCGGATCGAGGAGGCGCTGCCGGACGCCGAGCGCTTCACCTACGGCGACGCGACCGACCCCGTCGAAGTGGGGCGGGAGGCGTTCGACCGACTCCGGGCCGAGCGGACGGTCACGGACCCCATCGGCGTCGAGTTCCGCTCGACGCGACTCCTCGAACAGGAGGTGTTCGCGCCGTCGGGCGAGGGCGCCGTGGACATCGAGGACGCCGTCTCGACCCTGCGGGCGAGAAAGGACCCCGAGGAGGTCGAGCGGATGCGGACCGCTGCGGGGATCATCGAGGACGTCCTCGGGGAGGTCTTCGACCTGATCGAACCGGGGATGACCGAAACCGGGATCGAGACGGAGATCCGCAAGCGCGTCATGGAGAGCGAGGCCGACGGCTTCTCCGTCGGGATCGTCACCAGCGGCGAGCGGACGGCCCACGCCCACGCCAACACGGGTGAACGGGCCGTCGAGTCGGGTGACCTCGTGATGATCGACGCCGGCGTGATCTACGAGGGCTACTACTCCGACATCACCCGAACCGTCGCCGTCGGCGACCCCGACGAGGAACTCCGCGAGATTTACGACGTGGTACAAGCGGCCGCGGCGGCCGCACGCGACCGCGTCGCCCCCGGCGTCGAGCTACAGGAGATCGACCGCGCCGCCCGCGAGGTGATCGAGGACGCGGGCTACGGCGACTACTTCCCCCACCGTGTCGGCCACGGTCTCGGCCTCGAGGGGCACGAACCACCGTACCTCGTGGAGGGCAACGACGCGACGCTCGAAGTCGGTCACGCGGTCACCGTCGAACCGGGTGTCTACGTCGGCGGACTCGGCGGCGTTCGGATCGAGGACGACGTGGTCGTCGACGAGAACGGTGCCGACGTGCTCACGACGAGTTCGCGTGACCTCCGGGTTCTCTGA
- a CDS encoding (R)-mandelonitrile lyase — translation MEITRGCEEPTVDAPEENFTGSVRFDPLFDARDEARAIGASVTFEPGARTAWHTHPLGQRLVVTSGCGLVQREGGEIERIRPGDVVWFPPGEKHWHGATPDKAMTHIAIQEEQDGEAITWLEHVTDEEYGRESDR, via the coding sequence ATGGAGATCACTCGAGGCTGTGAAGAACCCACCGTCGACGCCCCGGAGGAAAACTTCACGGGGAGCGTCCGGTTCGACCCCCTGTTTGACGCCCGGGACGAGGCGCGGGCGATAGGGGCGAGCGTGACCTTCGAACCGGGCGCCCGAACCGCGTGGCACACCCACCCGCTCGGCCAGCGACTCGTGGTGACGAGCGGCTGTGGCCTCGTCCAGCGCGAGGGCGGCGAGATCGAGCGCATCCGGCCGGGTGACGTTGTCTGGTTCCCGCCGGGCGAGAAACACTGGCACGGAGCGACGCCGGACAAGGCGATGACCCACATCGCCATCCAGGAAGAGCAGGACGGTGAGGCCATCACGTGGCTGGAACACGTCACCGACGAGGAGTACGGCCGGGAGTCCGATCGCTGA
- a CDS encoding cation-translocating P-type ATPase: MDWFERPVEAVLDELGTTPAGLDAETARERRREFGPNEITGEEARSPVRILLSQFTSALIWVLIAAAALSVVVGHVVDAALIGTILLVNGVFGFLQEYRAERSLDALRDMATPTVTVRRDGAEREIEATALVPGDVIRLEQGAVVPADARLIEAGSLEVDESALTGESAPVGKTVEPVSPGTPLAERSNMVYKGTNVSRGSGLAAVVATGMGTEVGSIATALLGAEDRRTPLQRDLDRLGRRLGVAVVVLSAMVVPLLWLGGEGPVLAALTAVSLAVAAVPEGLPAVVTLTLALGVRRMAAENALVRTLPAVEALGAVDVVCTDKTGTLTEGEMRVQRLWVDDETVAVDGDAGDDATDERVDRLLEIGALCNDATADDGDPTERALVAAAEHRHDVEKLRERRPRRDAVAFSAERKRMATIHDDVIYVKGAPEEVLSRSTRLLGPDGAVPLDHDARERVHRQVSSFAEDALRVLAFAFKRPSDDSDPEENLVFVGLQGLIDPPRAEVEEAIAETRRAGIGVKVITGDNATTGRAVAAQVGVDSAVLTGAEIDAMDDETLRERVESVDVYARAEPAHKVRILTALQANGHTVAMTGDGVNDAPALKNADVGIAMGVRGTDVAKQASDIVLLDDNYATIRTAIKRGRTVFDNVWKFVAYLLSANVAEVAVVFVASLFGYLVLPAVQLLWINLLTDGLPALALGTDPSGDVMDRRPRERVRGIVDRPMGTLIAGAGLTATVLMLGLLFGLLDGAPAVTPYVMTMVFTGFVGLEFVKLYVVRWTRGTPMASNRWLAVAVATSSLLHLAVLYTPIGAYFGTVPLTAADWTVLAGVLLAGAPALFLVGWLVRRRTVSPAGRR, encoded by the coding sequence ATGGACTGGTTCGAGCGCCCGGTGGAGGCGGTCCTCGATGAGCTCGGGACGACCCCAGCCGGGTTGGACGCCGAGACGGCCCGGGAGCGTCGCCGCGAGTTCGGGCCGAACGAGATCACGGGCGAGGAGGCCCGAAGCCCGGTTCGCATCCTCCTGAGCCAGTTCACCAGCGCGCTGATCTGGGTGTTGATCGCCGCCGCGGCGCTGTCGGTCGTCGTCGGCCACGTCGTCGACGCCGCCCTCATCGGGACGATCCTGCTCGTGAACGGCGTCTTCGGCTTTCTGCAGGAGTACCGGGCCGAGCGCAGCCTCGACGCCCTCCGCGACATGGCGACCCCGACGGTCACCGTTCGCCGGGACGGGGCCGAACGGGAGATCGAGGCGACTGCGCTCGTCCCGGGGGACGTGATCCGGCTCGAGCAGGGTGCGGTCGTTCCGGCCGACGCCCGACTGATCGAGGCGGGGAGCCTCGAAGTGGACGAGTCGGCGCTCACCGGCGAGAGCGCCCCCGTCGGGAAAACGGTCGAGCCGGTATCTCCGGGGACACCGCTGGCGGAACGCTCGAACATGGTCTACAAGGGGACGAACGTGAGTCGCGGGAGCGGCCTCGCGGCCGTCGTGGCGACCGGGATGGGGACGGAGGTCGGCTCGATCGCAACCGCGCTCCTCGGCGCCGAGGACCGACGGACACCGCTGCAACGCGATCTGGACCGGCTCGGCCGGCGACTGGGCGTCGCCGTCGTCGTCCTCTCGGCGATGGTCGTGCCGCTTCTGTGGCTCGGCGGCGAGGGGCCGGTACTCGCGGCCCTGACGGCGGTCTCGCTGGCCGTCGCCGCCGTCCCGGAGGGGCTGCCGGCGGTCGTCACGCTGACGCTGGCCCTCGGGGTCAGGCGAATGGCGGCCGAGAACGCCCTCGTCAGGACGCTCCCGGCCGTCGAGGCGCTCGGCGCCGTCGACGTGGTCTGTACCGACAAGACCGGCACGCTGACCGAGGGCGAGATGCGCGTCCAGCGGCTGTGGGTCGACGACGAGACCGTCGCCGTGGACGGCGACGCAGGTGACGACGCCACCGACGAGCGCGTCGATCGGCTCCTCGAGATCGGTGCACTCTGTAACGACGCCACCGCCGACGACGGGGACCCGACCGAACGGGCACTCGTGGCGGCCGCCGAACACCGACACGACGTCGAGAAACTTCGGGAGCGACGCCCGCGACGGGACGCGGTCGCGTTCTCCGCCGAACGAAAGCGGATGGCGACGATCCACGACGACGTGATCTACGTCAAGGGCGCCCCTGAGGAGGTCCTCTCGCGCTCGACGCGGCTCCTCGGTCCGGATGGAGCCGTTCCTCTCGACCACGACGCGCGAGAGCGCGTCCACCGGCAGGTGTCGTCGTTCGCCGAGGACGCGCTCCGAGTGCTGGCGTTCGCGTTCAAACGCCCGTCCGACGACAGCGACCCCGAGGAGAACCTCGTCTTCGTCGGCCTCCAGGGGCTGATCGACCCGCCACGCGCGGAGGTCGAGGAGGCGATCGCGGAGACCCGACGTGCGGGAATCGGCGTGAAGGTCATCACCGGCGACAACGCAACGACGGGTCGGGCCGTCGCCGCGCAGGTCGGCGTCGACTCGGCCGTGCTGACCGGCGCGGAGATCGACGCGATGGACGACGAAACCCTCCGGGAGCGGGTCGAGTCGGTCGACGTGTACGCCCGCGCGGAGCCGGCCCACAAGGTCCGCATCCTCACCGCCCTGCAGGCGAACGGCCACACGGTCGCGATGACCGGCGACGGCGTCAACGACGCGCCGGCGCTCAAGAACGCCGACGTGGGGATCGCCATGGGGGTTCGCGGGACGGACGTCGCCAAGCAGGCGAGCGACATCGTACTCCTCGACGACAACTACGCGACGATCCGGACGGCGATCAAGCGCGGGCGGACCGTCTTCGACAACGTCTGGAAGTTCGTCGCCTACCTCCTCAGCGCGAACGTCGCCGAGGTCGCCGTCGTCTTCGTGGCATCGCTGTTCGGCTACCTCGTGCTCCCGGCGGTGCAACTGCTCTGGATCAACCTCCTGACCGACGGACTCCCGGCGCTGGCGCTCGGGACCGACCCCTCGGGGGACGTGATGGATCGTCGTCCCCGTGAACGGGTCCGGGGGATCGTCGACCGGCCGATGGGCACCCTGATCGCCGGTGCCGGCCTGACCGCGACGGTGCTGATGCTCGGACTGCTGTTCGGCCTGCTCGATGGGGCGCCGGCGGTCACGCCCTACGTCATGACGATGGTGTTCACCGGCTTCGTCGGGCTGGAGTTCGTCAAACTGTACGTCGTCAGATGGACCCGAGGCACGCCGATGGCCTCGAACCGCTGGCTCGCGGTGGCGGTGGCGACGTCGTCGCTCCTCCACCTCGCGGTGCTGTACACGCCGATCGGGGCGTACTTCGGGACGGTCCCGCTGACCGCCGCCGATTGGACGGTCCTCGCAGGGGTGCTGCTCGCCGGCGCCCCGGCGCTGTTCCTCGTCGGCTGGCTCGTCCGACGCCGGACGGTCAGCCCGGCAGGAAGACGTTGA
- a CDS encoding VIT1/CCC1 transporter family protein, whose translation MASAQRLLRAVLDDEETLSIARRYFISNGFDGTLTSVGVVVGAVLSGIPDGMTVIKIGLGAAVGLGTSAVWSVWEIERAETKAEIRRLERAMLTDLDDTRIERAQQGARVVHAAASGLGPLIGVTVPLVPFAFEGSALSMTEAGVLGVSLGIGVLAVFGAYMASVSGQRWYVSAARMALAGLVVALINVFLPG comes from the coding sequence ATGGCCTCGGCACAGCGACTCCTCCGAGCCGTCCTCGACGACGAGGAGACGCTTTCGATCGCCAGACGCTACTTCATCTCCAACGGCTTCGACGGGACCCTCACCAGCGTCGGCGTCGTCGTCGGCGCCGTCCTCTCGGGGATCCCGGACGGCATGACCGTCATCAAGATCGGGCTCGGCGCCGCTGTCGGGTTGGGAACCTCCGCGGTCTGGAGCGTCTGGGAGATCGAGCGCGCCGAGACGAAAGCCGAGATCAGGCGGCTCGAACGCGCCATGCTTACCGACCTCGACGACACCCGGATTGAGCGCGCCCAGCAGGGGGCTCGGGTGGTCCACGCGGCCGCGAGCGGGCTCGGTCCACTCATCGGTGTGACCGTCCCGCTCGTGCCCTTCGCCTTCGAGGGGTCCGCGCTCTCGATGACCGAGGCCGGCGTTCTCGGCGTCTCGCTGGGTATCGGGGTGCTCGCGGTTTTCGGCGCCTACATGGCGTCAGTGTCGGGCCAGCGGTGGTACGTCTCGGCAGCGCGGATGGCCCTCGCGGGGCTCGTCGTCGCGCTCATCAACGTCTTCCTGCCGGGCTGA